The Aspergillus chevalieri M1 DNA, chromosome 5, nearly complete sequence genome includes a region encoding these proteins:
- a CDS encoding protein kinase PKP2 (COG:T;~EggNog:ENOG410PINT;~InterPro:IPR039028,IPR018955,IPR036890,IPR036784;~PFAM:PF10436;~go_function: GO:0004672 - protein kinase activity [Evidence IEA]), whose protein sequence is MHLSHPARCWHAFRRRCTSDIARPYSSVTHGLPPWRPVSALDEWVERAIRPISLRQLTFFGRTLTEPRLISSGNYVRTELPTRIAHRLRDIQQLPYVVVSNPHLSLVYELYYKAFERFRTIPEIRTVEDNDKFCDILRTTLKEHLVAIPKLAMGVLECRGLLPPEVIDEFMNTLLRARISRRVIAEQHLALTETFNSPWHFPGSQDRTDMNADFVGEVFLKCNAKEVIERCGKLAQDMMRQSSGSDKIPDICVQGHLNATFPYILSHLEYIIGELLRNSIQAVSEKYKDCSEKPPPIEVLICEAPQHVIMRISDQGGGIARDVLPYLWSFDKGPQSRAHLENLKRVPAMAATMQELTVSKERKHADKETFREGSLDSLTSRPPNLRLGMGLPMSRVYAEYWAGSLEVHSLEGYGVDAFLQISKLGNKNEQVTNRATIDAV, encoded by the exons ATGCACCTGAGTCATCCAGCCCGCTGCTGGCATGCCTTTCGACGAAGATGCACTTCTGATATTGCACGCCCCTATTCCAGTGTTACACATGGATTACCGCCATGGAGACCTGTTTCGGCCTTAGATGA ATGGGTGGAGCGAGCAATCAGGCCAATCAGTCTTCGACAGTTGACGTTCTTTGGCCGGACCCTGACAGAACCGCGACTGATCAGTTCCGGAAACTATGTTCGGACGGAGCTGCCAACTAG AATTGCGCACCGTCTGCGAGATATTCAGCAATTGCCATACGTGGTCGTGTCGAATCCGCACCTCTCCCTCGTATACGAATTATACTACAAAGCATTCGAGAGATTCAGAACAATACCAGAGATTAGGACGGTGGAAGACAATGACAAGTTTTGCGACATTTTGCGCACGACTCTCAAAGAGCACCTTGTTGCAATTCCCAAGCTGGCAATGGGTGTCCTGGAATGTCGAGGTCTTCTACCTCCGGAGGTTATCGATGAATTCATGAACACACTCTTACGAGCG AGAATCTCTCGCCGCGTCATTGCTGAGCAGCACCTCGCACTAACGGAAACGTTCAACTCCCCATGGCACTTCCCTGGCTCCCAAGACCGCACGGATATGAACGCAGACTTTGTGGGCGAAGTCTTCCTAAAATGCAACGCAAAGGAGGTGATTGAACGGTGCGGAAAACTAGCGCAAGACATGATGCGACAGAGTTCTGGGTCAGATAAGATCCCAGATATCTGCGTACAGGGCCATCTGAATGCCACATTCCCTTACATCCTGAGCCATCTGGAGTATATCATCGGTGAACTTTTGCGCAATTCCATCCAAGCCGTCAGCGAGAAATATAAAGATTGCTCGGAGAAACCACCTCCTATCGAAGTGCTTATCTGTGAAGCACCACAACACGTCATCATGCGGATATCGGATCAAGGCGGGGGTATAGCTCGCGATGTTCTCCCGTATCTATGGTCCTTTGACAAGGGACCACAAAGCAGAGCGCATCTCGAGAACCTTAAACGGGTTCCGGCGATGGCGGCCACAATGCAAGAACTGACAGTATCCAAGGAACGGAAGCACGCTGACAAGGAGACATTCCGTGAAGGCTCATTGGATTCTCTGACTTCACGGCCTCCAAATCTACGTCTTGGTATGGGATTACCTATGAGCAGGGTCTACGCCGAATACTGGGCGGGAAGTCTTGAAGTACATAGCTTGGAAGGCTATGGTGTGGATGCATTTCTCCAGATATCGAAGCTCGGCAACAAAAACGAGCAGGTCACGAACAGAGCGACGATTGATGCTGTATGA
- a CDS encoding SUMO protease ULP2 (COG:O;~EggNog:ENOG410PNYF;~InterPro:IPR003653,IPR038765;~MEROPS:MER0011024;~PFAM:PF02902;~go_function: GO:0008234 - cysteine-type peptidase activity [Evidence IEA];~go_process: GO:0006508 - proteolysis [Evidence IEA]), with translation MPTTDSDDLRKNHELTGQQRPMRHEPTSNDEKRLFPSYVKKNGGVPIVPGQTVATTKKTKPGQQYSNKPVDRISQNSKQSGPFCARGKKPNAQKDYLTKAIDNAASRLQHAPTFEASNRPAKRQRRDSQRAHNNVSSLSDNDDVMEQIAPISSTPPMPEPSSPTSPSRKQTKNRVWEPSEDTIPESVPPDSDHDELFTENAAKERHSSASDIIAFHSKGLNQAPRPGILQSVEIQGPKVAPKMKSTASPSASNRRRSSSDSSDELQGAVTVRPVPSTLPLRKEDVSSASYLRSSPSDIRSTTFSPSGSENKKSRKKRRRGQHEQGHRLDGPSRSFEASQVQFGSVQLRPSSEKAVEVNLDATHLWVVGNTPESSIKQEILLNKIMQVIYGEDTSCKIRLGLSKMEGQCNHMDIELITPEVKDELFHLLQGLRIKIKRKPSEWMDRTFKNTEREFACFSNKLKRPSIDSVSESIPEPETETSKRSKISESLQVDDRTIAPLNDADEHPTKSPDVPTDERIGSDDTAHAHPTRVSTSNSIEIPVKIYSPPDPPINRQTRSTMLRADPEPATVICDDDDDEANDFVPQPSARTFAKWERSLLYPRFGKKKAEVDAQDCERLRSDEFLNDNLIGFYMRFLEDHLDRTNKAAAKRVYFFNSYFYATLTNNPKNRKAINYQGVQKWTRSVDIFSYDYIVVPINESAHWYVAVICNLPNLQRILKGTPEADKPLSNDSQEPSSQPGGEVRAVPDMPASSQEVAQGQGGPEEQKANPEPAKEEMARQSMAAMTLHDKMETSGRPAQETPASDEDWPEKEENPDPSPVRFTSPPKTRSGAQQTSEDASKPTAWSQKSKKSKKKSRGPRNARDARDPVIITFDSLDLARSPTIRNLRQYLSEEAKSKKGISIDTTLVGGMRARSIPLQSNYSDCGLYLLAYVEKFVQDPDGFVSRLLRGEMDQRTDWPPLSSGVLRQRLRKFLDDLYDEQEQLNREGLGEKRVMADMRPISFLLGEWEPEPAREEDKPDTDAPQTRLSLQPEKASSQPEKTTQLFPLFLPPLEPENHPEKAPETKASVTGPFQPPSLSLSPGTSTRTGKHKGARMPEAVQSVHDKLTQPAEQKSDGDTVEVPDSQEPEHGTLDLTSPQKKIGAQPPVPGPEKKDDNAVTVDDDNVAVKASPPAPSNDGKKEKEKEAEVQISGTPPPPPVETKSTKKKRKKIVGELGVL, from the exons ATGCCGACGACAGACTCCGACGATCTACGCAAAAACCACGAGCT GACGGGGCAGCAAAGGCCGATGCGACATGAACCTACATCGAATGACGAGAAGCGGCTCTTCCCTTCCTATGT AAAGAAGAACGGTGGCGTGCCGATCGTACCGGGGCAGACCGTTGctacgacgaagaagacgaaacCGGGACAG CAGTACTCAAACAAACCTGTCGACCGGATATCGCAGAATTCAAAGCAAAGCGGACCGTTTTGTGCGCGGGGAAAGAAGCCGAATGCTCAGAAGGATTATTTAACCAAGGCAATTGACAACGCAGCGTCACGCCTCCAACACGCTCCTACCTTCGAAGCCTCCAACAGACCTGCTAAACGCCAACGTCGCGATTCCCAACGAGCGCATAATAATGTTTCCAGCCTCTCGGATAATGACGACGTGATGGAGCAAATCGCACCGATTTCAAGCACACCTCCAATGCCCGAACCTTCATCGCCCACGTCTCCATCGAGAAAGCAAACAAAAAACCGCGTGTGGGAGCCTAGTGAGGATACGATTCCAGAGTCTGTTCCACCCGATAGTGACCATGATGAGCTTTTTACGGAGAATGCGGCCAAGGAAAGACATTCTTCTGCGTCGGACATCATCGCATTCCATTCTAAGGGTCTGAACCAGGCTCCCCGGCCGGGAATTCTACAAAGCGTCGAGATCCAAGGACCGAAAGTTGCCCCGAAAATGAAATCGACTGCAAGTCCTTCCGCCTCAAATAGGAGGCGAAGCTCGTCCGACAGCTCGGATGAGTTACAGGGTGCGGTAACCGTTCGACCAGTGCCATCTACTTTGCCGCTTCGTAAGGAAGACGTCAGCAGCGCATCCTACCTGAGGTCATCGCCCTCCGATATTCGCTCAACAACATTTTCGCCCAGTGGGTCAGAAAACAAGAAGAGTCGTAaaaagaggaggaggggtcAACACGAACAAGGCCATCGGTTGGATGGACCCAGTCGGTCATTCGAAGCATCTCAAGTTCAATTTGGCTCGGTCCAGCTACGCCCGTCAAGCGAAAAGGCTGTTGAAGTAAATCTTGACGCTACTCATTTATGGGTTGTTGGGAATACACCTGAGTCGTCGATAAAACAAGAAATTCTTTTAAACAAGATCATGCAGGTTATTTACGGAGAAGACACGAGTTGTAAAATTCGTCTAGGGCTGTCGAAGATGGAAGGGCAGTGTAATCATATGGATATCGAACTAATAACGCCGGAAGTTAAGGACGAGCTATTTCACTTGTTGCAGGGTCTTCGTATCAAGATCAAACGCAAGCCAAG TGAATGGATGGACCGCACTTTCAAGAACACCGAAAGGGAATTTGCCTGCTTTTCCAATAAGTTAAAGCGTCCTAGTATTGACAGCGTCTCTGAGTCGATTCCTGAACCAGAGACAGAGACGTCCAAGCGCTCGAAGATTTCCGAGTCTCTCCAAGTTGACGATAGAACTATTGCACCTTTGAATGATGCCGACGAACACCCTACCAAGTCCCCAGATGTTCCTACCGATGAGCGTATCGGGTCTGATGACACCGCTCACGCTCATCCTACGAGAGTGAGCACGAGTAACTCGATCGAAATCCCCGTTAAGATATATTCGCCTCCAGACCCCCCAATCAATCGGCAAACAAGATCAACAATGCTTCGCGCAGACCCAGAACCGGCCACAGTCATAtgtgacgacgacgatgacgaagcAAACGACTTTGTACCGCAGCCGTCTGCTAGGACATTTGCGAAATGGGAAAGGTCACTTTTGTACCCGCGCTTCGGCAAGAAAAAGGCTGAAGTGGATGCTCAGGATTGTGAGCGCCTTCGCTCCGATGAATTCCTGAACGACAATCTCATAGGGTTCTATATGCGCTTCTTGGAAGATCATCTGGATCGCACCAACAAAGCGGCTGCGAAGCGGGTTTACTTTTTCAATTCTTATTTTTACGCGACGCTCACTAATAATCCCAAGAACAGGAAGGCCATCAACTATCAGGGCGTTCAGAAGTGGACTCGAAGTGTGGATATCTTCAGCTATGACTACATTGTCGTTCCCATTAATGAGTCTGCGCATTGGTATGTTGCTGTCATATGCAACTTGCCTAATCTGCAGAGGATTTTGAAGGGAACTCCGGAGGCCGACAAGCCACTTTCCAATGATAGCCAAGAGCCTTCCTCTCAGCCTGGAGGTGAGGTCCGGGCGGTTCCAGACATGCCAGCGTCTAGTCAAGAAGTTGCGCAAGGACAAGGAGGGCCAGAAGAACAGAAAGCGAACCCCGAGCCTGCCAAGGAAGAAATGGCACGGCAATCAATGGCCGCAATGACACTGCATGACAAGATGGAGACCAGCGGCAGACCAGCGCAAGAGACTCCTGCTTCTGATGAAGACTGGCccgagaaagaggagaaccCGGATCCATCTCCCGTGAGATTTACCAGCCCTCCCAAAACACGGAGTGGCGCTCAGCAAACTTCAGAAGACGCATCGAAACCCACAGCGTGGTCTCAGAAGTCAAAAAAGTCAAAGAAGAAGTCGCGTGGACCACGTAACGCGCGAGACGCCCGGGATCCAGTAATAATCACCTTCGACTCGTTAGACCTGGCCCGGTCGCCTACCATCAGAAATCTGCGTCAATATTTGTCCGAAGAAGCCAAGTCCAAGAAGGGAATCTCTATCGATACTACGTTGGTTGGTGGCATGCGGGCTCGCTCCATCCCATTACAATCCAATTACTCAGATTGTGGGTTATATCTGTTGGCGTATGTGGAGAAGTTTGTTCAAGATCCGGATGGGTTCGTGTCGAGATTGCTTCGAGGAGAGATGGATCAGCGTACGGATTGGCCTCCTTTGTCGTCCGGTGTTCTACGCCAGCGTCTGCGCAAGTTCCTCGATGACCTTTACGATGAACAAGAGCAGCTTAACCGTGAGGGGCTGGGCGAGAAGCGCGTGATGGCAGATATGCGGCCGATTTCTTTCTTGCTCGGGGAGTGGGAACCAGAGCCTGCGAGGGAAGAAGACAAACCCGATACGGACGCGCCTCAGACAAGGCTCTCATTACAGCCAGAGAAGGCCTCGTCACAGCCGGAAAAGACGACTCAACTCTTTCCATTATTTCTTCCTCCCCTGGAACCTGAGAACCATCCAGAAAAGGCCCCCGAGACCAAGGCCTCAGTTACAGGTCCTTTTCAACCTCCGTCTCTATCCTTATCTCCCGGAACTTCTACCCGCACTGGGAAACACAAAGGAGCCCGTATGCCAGAAGCCGTGCAATCTGTGCACGACAAACTCACTCAACCTGCGGAACAAAAATCTGACGGAGACACAGTCGAAGTCCCCGACAGTCAAGAGCCAGAACATGGGACTTTGGATCTCACGTCGCCGCAGAAGAAAATCGGTGCACAGCCACCGGTCCCCGggccggagaagaaagatgaCAATGCCGTTACCGTCGATGACGATAATGTCGCCGTGAAAGCGAGCCCTCCTGCTCCTTCGAATGAtggaaagaaggagaaggagaaagaggctGAGGTGCAAATTAGTGGAACGCCCCCACCGCCTCCAGTGGAGACGAAGTCTACTAAGAAGAAACGCAAGAAGATAGTGGGGGAATTGGGAGTATTGTAG
- a CDS encoding eukaryotic translation initiation factor 4E (COG:J;~EggNog:ENOG410PHFG;~InterPro:IPR001040,IPR019770,IPR023398;~PFAM:PF01652;~go_component: GO:0005737 - cytoplasm [Evidence IEA];~go_function: GO:0003723 - RNA binding [Evidence IEA];~go_function: GO:0003743 - translation initiation factor activity [Evidence IEA];~go_process: GO:0006413 - translational initiation [Evidence IEA]): MDNANLWTRRTNSAKLSLSMTGPDGKDGGANLPRSHTSKRFGPDSSHGRSNPFNAISPLSGGVASPSTNASSAFGLGSGAFASFGAPKTPGASSDTGPSKAPGDKRDISTTEQTVTESQRVRGSGAGAKEHPLKSTWVIWYRPPTPKYSDYEKSTIPLASISSVESFWSVYAHLKRPSLLPTVSDYHIFKKGIRPVWEDDANKKGGKWIVRLKKGVADRYWEDLLLAIVGDQFAEAADEVCGAVLSVRSGEDVLSVWTRIDGGRNIKIRETIKRLLSFPADTNIIWKSHDDSIAQRSAIDQARQEKANQHHHNNHNSHHHHLGADRRRTTANDDSTGDKGKGTAS, from the exons ATGGATAACGCCAATCTGTGGACGCGCCGGACCAA CTCTGCCAAGTTGTCACTGTCCATGACGGGACCCGACGGCAAGGATGGTGGTGCCAACCTTCCCCGCAGTCACACCTCGAAGCGGTTTGGTCCCGATAGCTCCCATGGCCGTTCGAATCCCTTTAACGCAATATCCCCTCTCTCCGGTGGTGTCGCATCCCCTTCCACGAATGCCTCGTCCGCGTTTGGTTTAGGTTCCGGTGCTTTCGCCTCGTTCGGTGCTCCCAAGACCCCCGGCGCTTCCTCCGACACCGGCCCCTCGAAGGCTCCCGGCGACAAACGAGACATCAGCACCACCGAACAGACTGTGACAGAGAGCCAGAGGGTCAGGGGTTCTGGTGCCGGCGCCAAAGAGCATCCCTTGAAGTCCACCTGGGTGATCTGGTACCGTCCCCCTACACCTAAATACTCCGACTACGAAAAATCTACCATCCCCCTCGCATCTATCTCGTCCGTGGAGAGCTTTTGGTCGGTATACGCCCACCTCAAGCGACCCTCTCTTCTCCCTACCGTTTCCGATTACCATATCTTCAAGAAAGGCATTCGTCCAGTATGGGAGGATGATGCAAATAAGAAAGGCGGCAAGTGGATTGTACGGTTGAAAAAGGGTGTGGCTGATCGatactgggaggatctcctgtTGGCTATCGTTGGCGACCAATTTGCAGAGGCAGCCGACGAGGTTTGCGGTGCTGTTCTCAGCGTGCGAAGCGGCGAGGATGTTTTGAGTGTCTGGACCAGGATTGACGGTGGGCGCAACATTAAGATCAG GGAAACGATCAAACGTTTGCTTTCCTTCCCCGCTGACACCAACATCATATGGAAAAGCCATGACGACAGCATTGCTCAACGCTCTGCGATTGACCAGGCTCGTCAAGAAAAGGCCAACCAACATCACCAtaacaaccacaacagccaccatcatcaccTTGGAGCCGATCGACGAAGAACGACGGCCAATGACGACTCTACTGGGGATAAAGGAAAAGGGACGGCGTCGTGA
- a CDS encoding signal peptidase complex subunit SPC3 (BUSCO:EOG09264VC6;~COG:U;~EggNog:ENOG410PNVJ;~InterPro:IPR007653;~PFAM:PF04573;~TransMembrane:1 (i12-33o);~go_component: GO:0005787 - signal peptidase complex [Evidence IEA];~go_component: GO:0016021 - integral component of membrane [Evidence IEA];~go_process: GO:0006465 - signal peptide processing [Evidence IEA]): MHSSLNRAQAVFGFFTTVALFVAGVAALSVLFFPADSVTSEVELKNVQVIKGRPHYYSSKKEEYAQMRFDLDADLTSLFNWNTKQLFVYVYASYSSSENPSASLNPLSESIIWDTIIEAPESPYSFNALRERLFPFSTTKRKSTGLSKKKNKKDSAAPGVLRLRGQKSKYQIGDITGKLAEREGVTLSVGWNVQPWVGALWWSPRSGSIPRTGGAAGVSKPFDFPQVKGSNRASTAAAQGQAQKSAF, from the exons ATGCACTCCTCACTGAATCGTGCGCAAGCCGTCTTCGGCTTCTTCACTACGGTGGCCTTATTTGTCGCTGGTGTTGCTGCTCTCAGTGTTCTGTTTTTCCCGGCTGATAGTGTGACGTCGGAGGTTGAGCTTAAGAATGTTCAGGT GATCAAAGGACGCCCGCATTACTACTCGAGTAAGAAGGAAGAATATGCGCAGATGCGGTTTGATTTGGATGCTG ATCTCACGTCCCTCTTCAACTGGAACACAAAACAACTTTTCGTCTACGTCTACGCCTCTTACTCCTCCTCCGAGAACCCCTCCGCCTCTCTAAACCCGCTCTCTGAGTCTATTATCTGGGATACCATCATCGAAGCCCCCGAATCTCCCTATTCGTTTAACGCACTGCGCGAGCGACTCTTCCCGTTCTCTACGACCAAGCGCAAAAGCACCGGTctgagcaagaagaagaataagaagGACTCTGCAGCGCCGGGTGTGCTGCGGCTGCGTGGGCAGAAGTCCAAGTACCAGATTGGGGATATCACGGGCAAGTTGGCGGAGAGAGAGGGTGTGACGCTTTCTGTGGGGTGGAATGTGCAGCCTTGGGTTGGGGCGTTGTGGTGGAGTCCGCGATCTGGGTCTATTCCCCGGACTGGGGGTGCAGCGGGTGTTAGCAAGCCTTTTGATTTCCCGCAGGTGAAGGGGAGTAATAGGGCTAGTACGGCTGCAGCGCAAGGGCAGGCGCAGAAATCGGCGTTTTag
- a CDS encoding YqaE/Pmp3 family membrane protein (COG:S;~EggNog:ENOG410PRB2;~InterPro:IPR000612;~PFAM:PF01679;~TransMembrane:2 (i7-26o32-53i);~go_component: GO:0016021 - integral component of membrane [Evidence IEA]), with product MAGIFPMFLVILVTLLVPPLGILLISGCNVDLCVNILLTILGYLPGLIHALYLEHVYYSRRNIDPAAAPRKDAPGVYSSRIQHGGRHHQAQRSYGTV from the exons ATGGCGGGGATATTTCCAATGTTTTTGGTGATTCTTGTGACTCTGCTTG TACCTCCTCTTGGTATCCTTTTGATCTCTGGTTGCAACGTCGATCTGTGTGTCAATATCCTCCTCACGATTTTGGG CTACTTACCTGGTCTCATCCACGCCTTATATCTCGAGCATGTCTACTATAGCCGCCGCAACATTGATCCAGCTGCTGCGCCCCGGAAAGATGCACCTGGCGTGTATTCGAGCCGTATCCAACATGGTGGGCGCCATCATCAAGCGCAGAGGAGCTACGGCACGGTGTGA
- a CDS encoding gamma-glutamylcyclotransferase family protein (COG:S;~EggNog:ENOG410PR1J;~InterPro:IPR036568,IPR009288,IPR013024;~PFAM:PF06094), with the protein MGEHVVFFYGTLMAPQILHRVIHGRPDPEPWQKDLLTFQPAILHGYRRHRVRGADYPGITPATEPQSQSQSQGEEQESTGSTRKASVLGTLVSGLTDGDIHRLDIFEGSEYTRKLVKVRTLRESLSQEQSDDQTNPDGHLRDVLDAAGAEFADEGEEDVNAVAYVYVAGEGRLEDVEWDFETFKRDKMAWWVGADESEW; encoded by the exons ATGGGAGAACACGTCGTCTTTTTCTACG GTACCCTAATGGCCCCCCAAATCCTCCATCGCGTAATTCACGGCCGCCCAGACCCAGAACCCTGGCAAAAGGACCTCCTCACCTTCCAACCAGCCATCCTCCACGGCTACCGACGACACCGCGTACGCGGGGCCGATTACCCCGGAATCACCCCTGCAACAGAGCCTCAATCGCAGTCTCAATCGCAaggagaagagcaagagTCAACTGGATCAACGCGCAAAGCATCCGTCCTCGGAACGCTAGTCTCGGGCCTAACAGACGGCGACATCCATCGTCTTGATATCTTCGAGGGGTCCGAGTACACGCGCAAGCTAGTCAAGGTGCGGACGTTGCGGGAGTCATTGAGCCAGGAACAAAGTGATGATCAAACGAATCCGGATGGCCATTTGAGGGATGTGCTGGATGCGGCGGGGGCGGAGTTTGCGGATGAAGGGGAGGAGGACGTGAATGCGGTAGCTTATGTGTATGTTGCTGGGGAGGGGAGgttggaggatgtggagTGGGATTTTGAGACGTTTAAGAGGGATAAGATGGCGTGGTGGGTTGGGGCTGACGAAAGTGAGTGGTGA